In one Parambassis ranga chromosome 6, fParRan2.1, whole genome shotgun sequence genomic region, the following are encoded:
- the th gene encoding tyrosine 3-monooxygenase encodes MPLSSSSTSSTKSIRRATSELERSDSITSPRFIGRRQSLIEDARKEREAAAAAAEAAESSEQIVFEEDDGKALLNLFFTLRNSKTPALSRTLKVFETFEAHIHHLETRPRRKSKDSLEGLEYFVRCELHLSDVNTLISSIKRNAEDVKTTKEVKFHWFPKKIADLDRCHHLVTKFDPDLDQDHPGYRDPAYRERRKMIGDIAFRYKHGETIPRVEYTEDEIGTWREVYSTLRDLYSTHACSEYLEAFRLLERHCGYSQDNIPQLEEVSCFLKERTGFLLRPVAGLLSARDFLASLAFRVFQCTQYIRHASSPMHSPEPDCVHELLGHVPMLADRTFAQFSQNLGLASLGASDEDIEKLSTLYWFTIEYGLCKQNGEMKAYGAGLLSSYGELVHSLSDEPEVREFDPDAAAVQPYQDQTYQPVYFVSESFANAKEKFRTYVAGIKRPFSVRFDPYTSSIEVLDNPLKIQGGLEGVKDELKVLADALSVLS; translated from the exons ATGCCCCTTTCAAGCAGCTCCACGTCCTCCACGAAGAGCATCCGCAGAGCAACATCCGAGTTGGAGAGGTCCGATTCCATCACG TCTCCAAGATTCATCGGCAGACGTCAAAGCTTGATCGAGGATGCGCGCAAGGAGAGAGAAGCCGCCGCTGCAGCGGCAGAAGCTGCAGAGTCTAGTGAACAGATAGTGTTTGAGGAAGACGACGGAAAGGCGCTCCTCAACCTCTTCTTCACCTTAAGAAACTCTAAGACGCCTGCACTGTCGCGGACGCTCAAAGTGTTTGAg acatttgaAGCCCACATTCATCACCTGGAGACGCGACCACGTCGGAAGTCGAAGGACAGCCTGGAGGGCCTGGAGTACTTTGTCCGCTGCGAGCTGCACCTCTCAGACGTCAACACTCTGATCAGCTCCATCAAGAGAAATGCAGAAGATGTGAAAACCACCAAAGAAGTCAAAT TTCACTGGTTCCCAAAGAAGATTGCAGATTTGGACAGGTGTCATCATCTGGTCACAAAATTCGATCCAGACTTAGATCAAGACCATCCT GGCTACAGAGACCCTGCctacagagagaggaggaaaatgaTTGGAGACATCGCCTTCAGATACAAACA TGGGGAGACAATTCCCAGAGTGGAATACACAGAGGATGAGATTGGCACATG gCGGGAAGTTTATTCAACTTTGAGGGACTTATACAGCACCCATGCCTGCAGTGAATACCTAGAGGCCTTTCGTCTGCTGGAACGGCATTGTGGGTACAGTCAGGATAACATTCCACAGTTGGAAGAAGTGTCATGTTTCCTGAAAG agcgtaCAGGCTTCCTGCTGCGTCCTGTAGCAGGTCTGCTCTCAGCCAGAGATTTTCTGGCCAGTTTAGCATTCCGGGTGTTCCAGTGCACCCAGTACATCCGACATGCCTCCTCCCCTATGCACTCCCCAGAACC tgacTGTGTCCATGAATTGCTGGGACACGTACCCATGCTGGCTGACCGCACTTTTGCCCAGTTTTCACAG aaCCTAGGTCTGGCATCTCTGGGGGCTTCAGATGAAGATATTGAGAAACTGTCCACA CTGTACTGGTTCACAATCGAGTATGGCTTATGTAAACAAAATGGTGAGATGAAGGCTTATGGAGCTGGGCTGCTTTCCTCTTATGGAGAACTTGTG CACTCTCTGTCTGATGAGCCAGAGGTTAGGGAGTTTGATCCAGatgctgcagcagtgcagcctTATCAGGACCAGACCTACCAGCCTGTCTACTTTGTTTCGGAAAGTTTCGCAAATGCAAAGGAGAAATTCAG GACCTATGTAGCTGGTATCAAGCGACCCTTCTCTGTCCGGTTTGATCCATACACCAGCAGCATTGAAGTCCTGGACAACCCACTGAAGATTCAAGGAGGCCTGGAAGGTGTGAAGGATGAGCTAAAGGTGCTGGCAGACGCCCTCAGTGTTTTGTCATGA
- the igf2b gene encoding insulin-like growth factor 2, with the protein METQQKHGHHSLCHTCRRTENSRMKVKKMSSTSRALLFALALALYVVEMASAETLCGGELVDALQFVCGDRGFYFSRPTSRGNNRRTQNRGIVEECCFRSCDLNLLEQYCAKPAKSERDVSATSLQVIPVMPALKQEVPRKQHVTVKYSKYEAWQRKAAQRLRRGVPAILRAKKFRRQAEKIKAQEQSIFHRPLISLPSKLPPVLLTTDNFVNHK; encoded by the exons ATGGAAACCCAGCAAAAACACGGACACCACTCACTTTGCCACACCTGCCGGAGAACGGAGAACAGCAGAATGAAG gtCAAGAAGATGTCTTCGACCAGTCGTGCGCTGCTGTTTGCGCTGGCCCTGGCGCTCTACGTTGTGGAAATGGCCTCAGCAGAGACGCTGTGTGGGGGAGAACTGGTGGATGCGCTGCAGTTTGTCTGTGGAGACAGAGGCTTCTATTTCA GTAGGCCAACCAGCAGGGGTAACAATCGGCGCACCCAGAACCGTGGGATCGTAGAGGAGTGTTGTTTCCGTAGCTGTGACCTCAACCTGCTGGAGCAGTACTGTGCCAAACCCGCCAAGTCCGAAAGGGACGTGTCGGCCACCTCTCTACAGGTCATACCCGTGATGCCCGCACTAAAACAG GAAGTCCCAAGGAAGCAGCATGTGACCGTGAAGTATTCCAAATACGAGGCGTGGCAGAGGAAGGCGGCCCAGCGGCTCCGGAGGGGTGTCCCTGCCATCCTGAGGGCCAAAAAATTTCGGAGGCAGGCGGAGAAGATTAAAGCCCAGGAGCAGTCGATCTTCCACAGGCCCCTGATCAGCCTCCCCAGCAAACTGCCTCCCGTGTTGCTCACCACGGACAACTTTGTCAACCACAAATGA